A part of Halobacillus shinanisalinarum genomic DNA contains:
- the glnA gene encoding type I glutamate--ammonia ligase, producing the protein MNYTKENIKQIVNDEKVEFIRLEFTDMLGDTKNVELPIEEIESVLNDEAMFDSSSISGFSEIQESDMYLVPDLDTFKVLPKNVDEDCIARFICDIYTPDGEPFDGDPRYILKRAMKEAKDLGYTVNVGPEPEFFLFKLNEEGYPVRKMNDRAGYFDASPKDKGDKVRRDIVRTLKKFGFEMEASHHEVAEGQHEINFRFDDMLKTADNIQTFKNVVKDVATNHDYHATFMPKPITGGNGSGMHCHLSLFADGDSAFYDQHSEDEISDTMKHFMAGILHHANGIAAITNPNVNSYKRLVPGYEAPVSVAWSHSNRSCMIRVPMTRGMGTRFEVRNPDPTANPYLTLAVLIQAGLEGIRKNMDPGEAETRNLYEVSDDSVPTLPTNLKEAIKALKKDEVLMKALGDHTSKVYLEEKEEEWNTYSLQVSQWEVDEYMNK; encoded by the coding sequence TTGAATTACACGAAAGAGAATATCAAACAGATCGTTAATGATGAAAAGGTAGAATTTATTCGACTAGAATTTACTGATATGCTAGGCGATACAAAGAATGTGGAACTGCCGATTGAAGAAATAGAAAGTGTACTAAATGATGAAGCTATGTTCGACAGCTCTTCCATTTCAGGTTTTTCAGAAATACAGGAGAGTGACATGTATCTAGTTCCTGATTTAGATACATTTAAAGTATTACCTAAGAATGTAGATGAGGATTGTATCGCACGCTTTATTTGTGACATTTACACACCAGATGGGGAGCCGTTTGACGGAGACCCTAGGTATATATTGAAGAGAGCGATGAAGGAAGCAAAGGATTTAGGCTACACAGTAAATGTTGGTCCAGAGCCTGAATTCTTTCTATTTAAATTGAATGAAGAGGGGTACCCTGTTCGTAAGATGAATGATCGTGCCGGATACTTCGATGCTTCTCCAAAAGATAAAGGCGATAAAGTGCGCCGGGATATTGTCCGCACGCTTAAAAAATTCGGCTTTGAAATGGAAGCTTCTCACCACGAAGTCGCTGAGGGGCAACATGAAATTAACTTCCGCTTCGATGATATGTTAAAGACAGCAGACAATATTCAAACGTTTAAAAACGTTGTAAAAGATGTCGCCACAAACCATGATTATCATGCGACCTTTATGCCGAAGCCTATTACCGGCGGGAACGGTTCAGGTATGCACTGTCACCTTTCTCTATTTGCTGATGGCGACAGTGCCTTCTATGATCAACATTCTGAAGATGAAATTTCTGATACAATGAAACACTTTATGGCTGGCATTCTTCACCACGCGAATGGGATCGCCGCTATTACAAACCCGAATGTGAACTCCTATAAGCGTCTGGTCCCTGGATATGAAGCACCTGTAAGTGTTGCCTGGTCCCACTCTAATCGTAGTTGTATGATCCGTGTTCCGATGACACGCGGGATGGGAACAAGATTTGAGGTTCGTAACCCAGACCCAACAGCAAATCCATATTTAACCCTTGCCGTGCTCATTCAAGCAGGACTTGAAGGTATCCGTAAAAATATGGATCCAGGAGAAGCGGAAACACGCAACCTATACGAAGTAAGCGACGATAGCGTTCCTACTCTTCCAACAAACTTAAAAGAAGCCATTAAAGCACTGAAGAAAGACGAAGTGCTGATGAAAGCATTAGGGGATCATACTTCAAAGGTTTATCTTGAAGAAAAAGAAGAGGAATGGAACACCTACTCCCTCCAAGTCAGTCAGTGGGAAGTAGATGAGTATATGAATAAGTAA
- a CDS encoding DUF2188 domain-containing protein has protein sequence MPWDTTDYPSSLQSLDQVVRKKAIDIANAMVDEGYDEGRAIPIATEQAKEWHDNASQDEIKEMNNKSDYDLRSRGEGNGYPSRPELLDKGEHVVSHEDGWAVQAEDAKQPSDVFDNKQDAVERAKEVAKNKGTRMIIHRKDGSIQDQTSYNE, from the coding sequence ATGCCTTGGGATACTACAGATTATCCGAGCTCATTACAAAGTCTAGATCAGGTTGTTAGAAAGAAAGCGATCGATATAGCAAATGCAATGGTTGATGAGGGATACGATGAAGGACGTGCAATTCCAATTGCCACAGAGCAAGCGAAGGAATGGCATGATAATGCATCTCAAGATGAAATAAAGGAAATGAACAATAAAAGTGATTATGATTTGCGCAGCAGAGGGGAAGGAAATGGTTATCCGAGCCGCCCGGAACTGTTAGATAAGGGGGAACATGTCGTTTCTCACGAAGATGGCTGGGCCGTCCAAGCTGAGGATGCTAAGCAGCCTTCTGATGTGTTCGATAATAAACAGGATGCGGTAGAACGGGCTAAAGAAGTGGCGAAAAATAAAGGGACAAGAATGATTATTCATCGAAAAGACGGGAGCATTCAGGACCAAACGTCTTATAATGAATAA
- a CDS encoding acrylyl-CoA reductase family protein, whose product MTEFKAYYIDQMENGKTNAEIKTISTRELPASDVLIQVHYSSVNYKDGMVSSPGNPMVKGYPIIPGIDLAGIVAESKDDRFHEGDAVIATSYEIGVSHHGGYSEYASVPGDWVVPLPDGITLEESMIYGTAGFTAALSVHKLEKNGLTPGDGSVLVTGATGGVGSMAVAMLAKRGYEVEASTGSKEHKNYLLDLGAARVLSREEVYDGKVRSLGKQRWIAAVDPVGGEPLASLLTQLKYNGAAAVSGLTAGTDVPTQVYPFILRGINLLGVDSVYCPMNTRKEIWSRLADDLKTTDAFEKIKVEISLDQVPETLTSILKGKTRGRTIVKLG is encoded by the coding sequence TTGACTGAATTTAAAGCGTACTATATTGATCAAATGGAAAATGGCAAAACGAATGCCGAGATAAAAACCATATCTACAAGGGAGCTTCCTGCAAGCGATGTACTCATTCAGGTACATTATTCAAGTGTAAACTATAAAGACGGAATGGTTTCATCACCGGGTAACCCGATGGTAAAGGGTTATCCTATTATCCCAGGAATTGATTTAGCCGGAATCGTTGCCGAATCAAAGGATGACCGTTTCCATGAGGGCGATGCCGTTATCGCTACTAGCTATGAAATAGGTGTGTCCCACCATGGTGGTTACAGTGAATATGCTTCAGTACCTGGCGACTGGGTTGTTCCTCTTCCAGATGGTATAACACTTGAGGAATCAATGATTTATGGAACAGCAGGCTTTACCGCAGCATTATCTGTCCATAAATTAGAGAAAAACGGATTGACTCCGGGTGACGGTTCTGTCTTAGTTACAGGTGCAACCGGAGGAGTCGGCAGCATGGCAGTGGCTATGCTCGCTAAGCGTGGTTATGAAGTTGAAGCCAGTACAGGCAGTAAAGAACATAAGAACTACCTACTGGATTTAGGAGCCGCACGAGTACTTTCTCGGGAAGAAGTATATGACGGAAAGGTTAGATCCCTGGGAAAACAACGATGGATCGCTGCCGTTGATCCCGTCGGCGGCGAACCACTCGCTTCCCTTTTAACCCAATTAAAATACAACGGGGCAGCGGCTGTGAGCGGATTAACAGCAGGAACGGATGTACCAACACAGGTTTATCCATTTATCCTTCGGGGTATAAACCTCTTAGGAGTTGATTCTGTCTATTGCCCGATGAATACAAGAAAAGAAATTTGGTCCCGTTTGGCTGACGATTTAAAGACAACCGATGCATTCGAAAAAATAAAAGTAGAAATTTCGTTAGATCAGGTACCTGAAACATTAACAAGTATCTTAAAAGGGAAGACTCGTGGACGAACAATTGTTAAGCTAGGATAA
- a CDS encoding DUF3231 family protein, with protein sequence MKSVHHPKLTSAEVSNLWTTFHASTMIKCGLTYFLATVEDPDIQSVLEYTLEFTEKRIQTITRIFQEEKYPVPVGFTDDDVNKEAPRLFSDALILLYMLNMGRLSLTGESILYGVSARDDIAAFYYQCLEEMKELTNRARKVALDKGVLLRYPYLPTPQRVDFVKDQSFLTGWLGERRPLLGIEITNLVFNAERNALGEAVIIGFSQAVESKEIAKYMKRGKQISAKHFKVFSSVLHEENLSSAKNLTSEVTDSTVPPFSDKLMMFHISGLVASGIAQYGTTMSTSPRRDLGLLYARLTSEIAMYSEDGANIMINKGWMEQPPQAADRGELVKKK encoded by the coding sequence TTGAAAAGCGTTCACCACCCTAAATTAACTTCGGCTGAAGTTTCAAATCTTTGGACAACATTTCATGCTAGTACAATGATTAAATGCGGCTTAACATATTTTCTAGCTACGGTTGAGGACCCGGACATTCAATCGGTTTTGGAATACACCTTAGAATTTACCGAAAAACGAATACAGACGATCACACGAATCTTTCAGGAAGAAAAATATCCTGTTCCGGTAGGGTTTACAGATGACGACGTTAATAAAGAAGCACCACGTTTGTTTTCCGATGCTTTGATTTTACTGTATATGTTGAATATGGGAAGGTTAAGTTTGACGGGGGAAAGCATTCTTTATGGTGTTTCGGCAAGAGATGATATAGCGGCGTTTTACTATCAATGCTTGGAGGAAATGAAGGAACTTACCAATAGAGCAAGAAAAGTTGCCTTAGATAAAGGAGTATTATTACGGTATCCCTACCTCCCGACACCGCAACGTGTAGATTTTGTTAAAGATCAAAGTTTTCTCACAGGATGGCTTGGTGAACGTCGTCCCTTACTTGGTATTGAGATTACGAATCTCGTTTTTAATGCTGAAAGAAATGCACTTGGTGAGGCTGTTATTATTGGATTTAGCCAAGCAGTGGAATCTAAAGAAATTGCAAAATACATGAAAAGAGGTAAGCAAATCTCTGCGAAGCATTTTAAGGTTTTTAGTTCAGTATTACACGAAGAAAACCTCTCATCAGCAAAAAATTTAACCTCAGAAGTAACAGACTCTACTGTACCCCCTTTTTCAGATAAACTTATGATGTTTCATATTAGCGGACTCGTAGCTTCGGGAATCGCCCAATATGGTACGACTATGTCGACGAGCCCGAGACGGGATTTAGGATTACTGTACGCACGTTTGACATCGGAGATTGCCATGTACTCGGAAGATGGAGCTAATATAATGATAAACAAGGGTTGGATGGAGCAACCACCGCAAGCTGCTGACCGAGGAGAATTGGTGAAGAAAAAGTGA
- a CDS encoding quinone oxidoreductase family protein, which translates to MQVVQFTEYGGPEVLRSAEVEQPKPGSGEVLIKVTAIGVNYADTARRQGAYVIPTPLPFIPGAEVAGIIEEIGGDVDRFQVGDRIVTLIGSGGYAEYVVAKANALISLPDDCDDETAAALPLQGLTAYHLLTTMGRLEKGETVLVHAGAGGVGSLAVQLAKHFGAGKIIATASTDEKLAVAKKLGADYGVNYTKANWSDEVMKVTSDKGVDVALEMAGGDIFHETVQCMQSFGRIVVYGVASGNPAKMYPSGLMNRNLSVIGFFLPEIMKKPILFEKSLEELLQLVNNGKLKLTIGGVYNLDDAAQVHESLQARKTKGKLILKP; encoded by the coding sequence ATGCAGGTTGTTCAATTTACAGAATATGGAGGACCTGAGGTATTACGAAGCGCTGAGGTAGAACAACCGAAGCCCGGATCTGGTGAAGTCTTGATTAAGGTCACAGCTATTGGTGTGAACTATGCAGACACAGCGAGGCGGCAAGGTGCCTATGTGATACCGACCCCACTTCCTTTTATTCCAGGAGCTGAAGTGGCTGGGATAATCGAAGAAATTGGGGGAGATGTCGATCGCTTTCAAGTTGGCGATCGGATTGTCACGCTAATTGGATCGGGTGGATATGCGGAATATGTAGTAGCTAAAGCCAATGCGCTTATTTCATTACCAGATGATTGTGATGATGAAACGGCTGCAGCTTTACCTCTTCAAGGGTTGACTGCCTATCATTTATTAACGACGATGGGTCGCCTTGAAAAAGGGGAGACGGTATTGGTTCACGCTGGAGCCGGAGGTGTAGGGTCGCTAGCCGTTCAGCTGGCGAAACATTTTGGTGCTGGAAAGATCATTGCCACGGCAAGCACAGATGAAAAGTTAGCTGTAGCTAAAAAATTAGGTGCGGACTATGGCGTGAACTACACGAAAGCGAACTGGTCTGACGAAGTTATGAAGGTGACGAGTGACAAGGGTGTAGATGTAGCCCTTGAGATGGCAGGCGGGGACATTTTTCACGAAACGGTTCAGTGTATGCAGTCGTTTGGGCGTATCGTCGTATATGGGGTCGCAAGCGGCAATCCAGCCAAAATGTATCCATCAGGACTCATGAATCGAAACCTATCAGTAATTGGGTTCTTTTTACCAGAGATCATGAAGAAGCCAATCTTATTCGAGAAAAGCTTGGAAGAACTCCTTCAATTAGTCAACAATGGAAAGTTAAAGTTGACGATTGGCGGTGTGTACAATTTAGATGACGCGGCACAGGTACATGAATCATTGCAAGCGCGAAAAACGAAAGGGAAGTTAATACTAAAACCTTAA
- a CDS encoding M15 family metallopeptidase, with product MISLIYTLIELQERNSHIYYVEDKNPPSELHPAVEQGKKHLVAQASERGIDVVITEGVRTKQEQERLYEQGRSTEGDIVTYASGGQSYHNYGLAIDFALQLDDGDVVWDLTRDDNGNGQADWMEVVEIAKGLGFAWGGDWQSFKDYPHLQMDFGLSIRELQRGKRPKPETLAEE from the coding sequence ATGATTTCTTTAATTTATACGCTAATAGAACTCCAAGAACGGAATTCTCATATATATTACGTGGAAGATAAAAATCCGCCGTCTGAATTGCACCCAGCTGTTGAGCAAGGAAAAAAACATTTAGTTGCACAGGCATCCGAACGTGGGATTGATGTGGTGATAACGGAGGGAGTAAGGACGAAACAGGAGCAAGAGCGCCTATATGAACAAGGCCGTTCAACAGAAGGTGATATTGTAACCTATGCCTCAGGAGGGCAGTCTTATCACAATTATGGACTGGCCATTGATTTTGCATTACAGCTTGATGATGGAGATGTCGTTTGGGATTTGACGCGCGATGATAACGGAAACGGTCAGGCAGATTGGATGGAAGTGGTGGAGATTGCTAAAGGCCTGGGATTTGCTTGGGGCGGTGACTGGCAATCATTTAAAGACTATCCTCACTTGCAGATGGACTTTGGATTGAGTATCCGTGAATTGCAAAGGGGAAAGCGTCCTAAACCTGAAACGTTAGCAGAAGAATAG
- a CDS encoding YwbE family protein: MNGQQRKDIKPGLEVDIVLKKDQRSGNLTRGVVKDLLTKSPSHPHGIKVRLADGQVGRVKSIYEK, encoded by the coding sequence ATGAACGGACAACAACGAAAAGATATTAAGCCTGGCCTAGAGGTTGATATTGTTTTGAAAAAGGATCAACGTAGTGGAAATTTAACTAGAGGTGTTGTGAAGGATCTACTAACGAAATCTCCTAGCCATCCTCACGGCATTAAAGTGCGTCTTGCGGATGGGCAAGTGGGAAGAGTAAAAAGCATATATGAAAAATAA